CACCCGAGCGAGGACTTTGGTTACTTGAAGGATGAAGCGCGGCGTTGCTGGGACGGTGCTCTTGATCGCGGGCAGAAGGCCGGTTACCGCAACGCGCAGGTGACGGTGCTCGCGCCGACGGGAACGATCGCGTTCCTGATGGATTGCGACACGACCGGTGTTGAGCCTGACATTGCTCTCGTGAAATATAAGCTGCTGGCAGGCGGCGGGATGTTGAAAATTGTGAACCGCACCGTCGACCAGGCATTGCACCGCCTTGGCTACAACAAGACGGAAATCCAGGCGATCATTGCGCACGTGGAGAAGTTCGACACGATCGAAGATGTCGAGGACAACGGCGCGACTGTGCGCAGCGGGCTCAAGCCCGAGCATCTCGCGGTGTTCGATTGCGCGTTCAAGGCGTATCGTGGCAAGCGCAGCATCAATTACATGGCCCACCTGAAAATGATGGGCGCGGCGCAGCCGTTCATCAGCGGCGCGATTTCCAAGACCGTGAACATGCCGACCGAATGCACGGCCGCCGACGTTCGCGATGCTTACATTCAAGCCTGGAAGATGGGATTGAAGTGCGTGGCGATCTATCGCGACGGCTCCAAGCGTTCGCAACCGCTTAACACCCGCAAAACCAACGAAGGTGGCGAAAAGGTTTCCACCGGCTCTGTTGAGACGGCATCGCTCGAAGGCCGGATCAAGGAACTCGATCTCGAAGTGGCGAAGTATCGCGAGGCTTCCGGCAAGCCGTTGCGCCGCCGCCTCGCCGAAACACGGCCAGCCATCACCCACAAATTCGACATCGCGGGCCACGAGGGTTACCTCACGGTTGGATTGTTCGAGGATGGAAATCCCGGCGAACTCTTCATCACGATGGCGAAGGAAGGTTCGACGATCGGCGGCTTGATGGACGGCATCGGCACCTTGACCAGCATGGCGCTTCAATACGGCGTTCCGCTGGACGCCTTGGTCAAGAAATTCGCGCATCAACGCTTCGAGCCTTCCGGCTTCACCAAGAACCCGGAAATCCGCAATGCATCATCGATTACGGATTACGTGTTCCGCTGGATGGCGCTGCAGTTCATTCCTGGATATCGCGAAACGAATTCCGCCGTGCGCCAGCAGCCTGAGCTGGCAATGCCTGGATTACTTGAAGAGCTGAAAAAAAAAGTGAATCGCCCGGTGCCTGACCTTGCGATCGCTGAGGACTCAGAAGTTCTGAACGTCAAGACGAGCAGCGGCAACGGCCAAAAGGATCGTGTGGTACGATCGCTGAGCGATTCCGTCGCGCACTTCCAGCAGGATGCGCCGACCTGTCCGAACTGTGGCCACGTCGCCGTCCGCAACGGCGCCTGCTACAAGTGCCTGAACTGCGGCGAAAGCCTGGGCTGCAGTTAGTCCCCCGGCGAGGCGCAACAACATTCGAAATCGGAGGGCCTCAAACCCTCCGATTTTTTTTGGGCCAACGGAGAGTGGCCGTCCCGGCCACAGGAACACTCGAAAATCCGTGTTTAAAAAGATTTGCCCTCTCCTTTTTCTCCGCGATCTCTGCGCCCTACTGTCAAAAGTCCAGTTGCTGACGAATCAGTAGAAGAATCGGAAAACCACGAAACACACACGGCGGCAGAGCCGCAACCAAAACGCGAAAGGGAAAAAACGGGTTTACGCGAATTACGCGAATTTTCGCGAATTCAAGAGAAGTTTAACCACGGATGCGAATCACACGAAATCCGAGAACGGCCGAACGGGTTGACGCGAATTCCGGTAATTCTCGGGAACTTTCTGCTTATTTCGCCTGGTTCGGGTGATTCGTGGTTGTACGCTTCTCCTGCTGATCCGTATTCGTCAGTATCATTGGCACACTGCGGGAAGCACCTCACGCTTGGCACGTTGCCGCGCCGGCACATATATTCCCCGGGTGATTGATACGGAACAGAAGCTCGCGGATTTCCTCAAGGTGCTGGAAAGCGCGACGTGGATTGCTGTCGATACCGAGGCTGACAGCCTGCACGCCTACCCCGAAAAGGTGTGCCTTATTCAAATCAGCACGGCTGACGGCGACTTCCTGGTGGATCCGCTGGCTGACATGCGCCTGGATCCGCTCCTCGAGGCGTTGAACGGACACGAACTGATCATGCATGGCGCGGATTACGATCTGCGACTTCTGCTGAAGCACCACGAATTTGTTCCAACCGCCATTTTCGATACCATGCTCGCGGCGCGGCTCCTCGGGGAACGGCAGTTCGGCTATAGCAGCCTGGTTGAACGATACCTGCAGGTGAAGCTCGAGAAGGGGCCGCAAAAGGCAAATTGGGCAATACGGCCACTAACCGAGCGAATGGAGAAATATGCGAGGAACGACACCCACTATCTCCGCAGCCTGGAAGACAAATTGCGGGCGGAACTCGAGGCGAAAGGCCGTCTGGGATGGCATCAGGAATCCTGCGTGCGGCTGATCCAGGAATGCACCACGCCCCGGCCGGTGGACGAGGAATCGATCTGGCGCATCAAGGGAAGTCATGCGCTGGACCGTCCCGCGCTCGCCGTGTTGCGGGAGCTTTGGAAGTGGCGCGAGGAGGAGGCGACTCTCGCAAACCGGCCGCCGTTCTTCGTGCTGAGCCACGAGACCATGGTCGCGCTCGCAAACGCCGGCGGACTGAAGCATTCGGTTCACACATTGTTGCCCCGGAACATTTCGGACCGCCGCCGCTCGGGAATCCTCCAAGCGATCTCGCGGGGCAGGGCCGTCACTTCTGAAAAGCTGCCGCGGCTCCTCGTTCATCGGAGCCATCGGCCAACCGAGGCCGAACGCCGGCGTTTTCTGGAATTGCAAACGCGGCGGGATCAGCGCGCCACCGAGCTCGGAATCGATCCCACACTGATCGCCAGCCGCGCTACCCTTAGTGATCTGGCACGTGACGAAAAGGCGCACGCGGCCGATTTGATGGGCTGGCAACGCGCATTGATGGGAATGAATTAACGACCGCGGGAGGTCAAAAAAAAATTTCTACGGACCCCGATGGCTGCTTACGGGTGCAAGCTTTCCGAAATGGGGCCAATACCCCATGTGAGCGTTTAAAACACCTCCCTAGGTTCTGCCTGTTCCTGGATTCGCTAGAACGCGACAGTTCTCGTTTTTGAGTCTGCCGCAGTGTTGTCCAGTACATGTGTTGATATGAAGACGAAACCACTTTCGAGAACGACTACCACGGCCAGGCCGACGCCTGCGTCGCTCCCACGGGTATCCACGCCTAAAACCCCGAAGCTCAAGACCACTGCTAGTGGCAAAGCGAACGCACGCAACGGCGGCGAACCTGGGCAGGTGAACTCGGTGGAACTGCTTTCCGCGCTGGTCGCCATCAAGAATGGGGACTTTACCGTTCGATTGCCCCTCTCGTGGACCGGGGTCGGTGGCAAAGTCGCCGATTGCTTCAACGAAGTGGCGGAATTGATGTCACATTCGACGAGCGAATTGAGCCGGGTCAGCCGCGTCGTGGGCAAGGAAGGCAAGATCCAGGAACGTCTTTCGCTCGGATTGGTCACGGGCGCCTGGGCTGAACGCGTGCACTCCGTCAATACGCTCATTGATTGCCTCGCGCATCCCGTCAGCGAAACCGCCCGCGTCATCGGCGCTGTGGCCAAAGGCGATCTCTCGCAAACGATGGCGCTGGAAATCGATGGACACCGCCTCGAGGGCGAATTTCTTCGAACCGCAAAAACGGTCAACACGATGGTCAACCAGCTCGGCGCGTTCGCATCTGAGGTAAACCGCGTGGCGCGCGAAGTGGGAACCGAAGGAAAACTTGGCGGCCAGGCGAAGGTCAAGGGCGTCGCAGGCACGTGGAAGGACCTTACCGATAACGTGAACCTGATGGCTTCGAACCTGACGTCTCAGGTGCGTAACATCGCGACAGTCACCACGGCGGTGGCGAATGGCGACCTTACCAAGAAGATCACGGTGGACGTCCGCGGCGAATTTCTCGAACTGAAGGACACGATCAACACGATGGTGGACCAATTGCGCTCATTTGCATCGGAAGTGACCCGCGTGGCGCGCGAAGTGGGAACGGAAGGAAAGCTGGGCGGCCAGGCGAAGGTTGAGGGTGTCTCGGGAACGTGGAAGGACCTTACCGATTCGGTGAATTCGATGGCAGGCAATCTGACGGCGCAGGTGCGCAATATTGCCGCGGTGACCACGGCGGTTGCCAATGGCGACCTTTCAAAGAAGATCACGGTCGATGTCAAAGGCGAAATCCTCGAGTTGAAGAACACCATCAACACGATGGTGGATCAGCTCTCCTCGTTTGCTGCGGAAGTCACACGCGTGGCGCGCGAAGTCGGAACTGAAGGCAAGCTCGGCGGCCAGGCGCAGGTGCGCGGCGTGGCGGGCACATGGAAAGATCTCACGGATTCAGTCAATTCAATGGCGGGCAACCTGACTGCCCAGGTGCGTAACATCGCTGAGGTCACGACGGCGGTTGCCAATGGCGACCTTTCAAAGAAGATCACCGTCGACGTCAAAGGCGAAATCCTGCAGCTCAAAGACACCATCAATACAATGGTGGACCAGCTTCGTTCCTTTGCGGCGGAAGTGACGCGTGTCGCGCGCGAAGTGGGAACGGAAGGCAAGCTTGGCGGCCAGGCGGAGGTGAAAGGCGTGTCGGGAACGTGGAAGGATCTCACGGATTCCGTCAATCTGATGGCCGCAAATCTCACTGCGCAGGTGCGTAATATTGCTGCCGTAACCACCGCTGTCGCCAATGGCGATCTCTCGAAGAAAATTACTGTCGACGTCAAAGGTGAGATCCTGGAGCTGAAGAACACCATCAACACGATGGTCGATCAGTTGCGTTCGTTTGCTGCGGAAGTGACGCGTGTCGCGCGCGAAGTCGGAACGGAAGGCAAACTCGGCGGACAGGCGGATGTGAAAGGCGTGGCGGGGACGTGGAAGGATCTCACGGATTCCGTCAATTCCATGGCATCGAACCTCACGGCGCAGGTTCGCAATATTGCAACGGTGACAACTGCTGTGGCGAACGGCGATCTCTCGAAGAAGATCACGGTCGACGTCAAAGGCGAAATCCTCGAGCTGAAAAACACGATCAACACAATGGTCGATCAGCTTTCATCGTTCGCCGCGGAGGTGACGCGCGTGGCTCGTGAAGTGGGAACGGAAGGCAAACTGGGCGGACAGGCGGATGTTAAAGGGGTGGCAGGAACGTGGAAGGACCTCACGGATTCCGTCAATTCCATGGCGGGCAACCTGACTGCACAGGTGCGTAATATCGCTGAAGTGACGACCGCCGTGGCCAATGGAGATCTGTCCAAGAAGATCACCGTCGACGTCAAAGGTGAAATTCTTGAATTGAAGAACACCATCAACACGATGGTGGATCAGTTGCGTTCGTTTGCGGCGGAAGTGACGCGCGTGGCGCGTGAAGTGGGAACGGAAGGCAAGCTGGGCGGCCAGGCAGACGTGAAGGGCGTGGCAGGAACGTGGAAGGATCTCACGGATTCCGTGAATTCCATGGCGTCGAACCTGACTGCGCAGGTCCGCAACATTGCGGCGGTTACGACTGCGGTTGCAAACGGCGACCTGACCAAGAAAATCACAGTCGACGTCAAAGGCGAAATTCTCGAGCTGAAGAACACGATCAACACGATGGTGGATCAGCTATCGTCATTCGCCGCCGAAGTCACGCGTGTGGCTCGCGAAGTGGGAACGGAAGGCAAACTGGGCGGACAGGCTGAAGTCAAAGGTGTCGCGGGCACCTGGAAGGATCTTACGGATTCCGTGAATTCCATGGCAGGCAATCTGACTGCGCAGGTCCGCAACATCGCCGCTGTGACCACGGCGGTTGCGAACGGCGATCTTTCCAAGAAAATCACGGTGGATGTCAAAGGTGAGATTCTGGAGCTCAAGGACACGATCAACACGATGGTTGATCAGTTGCGTTCGTTCGCATCGGAGGTGACGCGTGTCGCACGTGAAGTGGGCTCGGAAGGCAAGCTGGGCGGGCAGGCGGACGTGCGAGGCCTTGCGGGTGTATGGAAGGATCTGACCGACAATGTGAACTTCATGGCGTCGAACCTCACGACGCAGGTCCGCAACATCGCAGCCGTGACCACGGCCGTGGCCAATGGCGATCTCACAAAGAAAATCACCGTCGATGTCAAAGGCGAAATCCTTGAGTTGAAGAACACGGTGAACACGATGGTGGACCAGCTGTCATCGTTCGCCGACGAAGTGACGCGTGTCGCCCGCGAAGTGGGAACGGAAGGCAAACTGGGCGGGCAGGCGCAGGTAAAGGGCGTGTCGGGCACATGGAAGGATCTCACAGACAATGTGAATTTCATGGCATCAAACCTGACGAATCAGGTGCGAGGCATTGCGAAGGTTGTGACGGCGGTCGCGAATGGCGATCTCAAGCGCAAACTGCTGGTTGAGGCGAAGGGCGAAATTGCCGAGCTGGCTGATACCATCAACAGCATGATTGACACGCTCGCGACGTTTGCAGACCAGGTCACGACGGTCGCGCGCGAAGTCGGTGTTGAGGGCAAGCTGGGGGGCCAGGCGAGCGTGCCGGGCGCGGCGGGCACGTGGAAGGATCTGACCGAAAACGTGAATCAACTCGCGGCCAATCTGAGCACACAGGTGCGCGCGATTGCGGACGTTGCAACTGCGGTGACCAAAGGCGACCTGACTCGCTTCATTCAGGTGGATGCCCGCGGCGAAGTGGCCGCGCTGAAGGACAACATCAACGAGATGATCCGCAACCTGAAGGACACAACCATCAAGAACAACGAGCAGGACTGGCTCAAGACCAACCTGACGAAGTTCACGCGGATGTTGCAGGGTCAGAAGGACATGCTCACGGTCGGCAAGCTGATCCTTTCCGAGCTCGCGCCCGTGGTCTCGGCCCAGCACGGCGTGTTCTATGTGATGGAGACGCCCAAGGACGAAGGCGCCGAAACGCCGGAACACAACGAACCGTATTTGAAGCTGCTGGCGAGTTACGCTTTCAGGAATCGCAAGAACATGGGAAATCGCTTCATGCTCGGCGAAGGGCTTGTCGGCCAGGCCGCGCTGGAACGCGAACGCATCCTGATCACCAGCGCTCCCGACGATTACGTGGAGATCACGTCGGGCCTTGGCCAGGCGCCGCCGACCAACATCATCGTGCTGCCTGTCCTGTTTGAAGGGCAGGTCAAGGCGGTAATGGAACTTTCCTCCTTTGAAAAGTTCAGTGCCATTCACCAGGCCTTCCTGGATCAATTGGTCGAATCGATCGGCATCGTGTTGAACACGATCGAGGCCAACACGCGAACCGAGGATCTGCTGAAGCAGTCACAATCTCTCGCGAAGGAACTGCAAAGCCGGCAGGAGGAATTGCAGAACACGAACGAGGAGCTGCAGGACAAGGCCAAGTTGCTGGCCGAGCAGAACGCGGAAGTCGAACGCAAGAATCGCGAAGTCGAGCAGGCGCGCCAGGCACTCGAAGAAAAGGCGGAGCAGCTCGCGCTTACGTCCAAATACAAATCCGAGTTTCTTGCGAACATGTCGCACGAATTGCGCACGCCGCTTAACAGCCTGCTCATTCTTGCCGACCAGCTGGCGCAAAACATCGAGGGCAACCTCACGGCCAAGCAGGTGGAATTCGCCAGAACGATCCATGCCTCAGGCAACGACCTGCTCAGCCTCATCAATGACATTCTCGACCTGTCGAAGATCGAATCGGGCACGGTCACCGTGGACATCGCCGCGCTGCGCTTCTCCGACCTCCGCGATTATGTGGACCGCACATTCCGTCATGTCGCCGAAGCCAAGGGAGTGGACTTCGAAATCGAAGTGGATTCGGAGCTGCCGGCGAGCATGTTCACCGACACCCAGCGGCTGGAGCAGGTGATTCGCAATCTCCTTTCAAACGCATTCAAGTTCACCGAGAAAGGGCAGGTGCTGATGAAGGTTGCTGCCGTTACCGAAGGCTGGAATCCGGAGAACGAGGTGTTGTACCATGCGCGCTCCGTCATAGCGTTCTCGGTGACAGACACCGGCATTGGGATTGCGCCGGAGAAGCAGCAGATCATCTTTGAAGCCTTCCAGCAGGCGGATGGCAGCACGAGCCGCAAGTACGGCGGGACGGGGCTGGGCCTGGCGATCAGCCGCGAAATTGCGCGTCTGCTGGGCGGGGAGATCCGGCTGGCGAGCGCTCTCGGCCAGGGAAGCACCTTTACGCTCTACCTGCCGCAGACCCACGTGCCAATGCGCTCGGTGCGCAAGGAAAGCACGCTGCAGCAGACCGAGGATGGCCGCCTGATCACCACGCCGCTGCTTTCGCAGGACGTTTCCGATGGCCAGGATTCCGGGCCGTTCGACACATCAGTGGAGGATGATCGCGGGAAAATCTTACCAACCGACAAGGTGCTGTTGATCGTGGAAGATGATCCCAACTACGCGCGGATCCTTCTCGAAATGGCACATGACAAAGGCTTCAAAGGCATCATTGCCCATTCTGGCGCCACAGCGTTGGCGATGGCCCGGGAGTTCAAGCCAGCTGCAGTCACGCTCGACATCCGGCTGCCTGATGTGAACGGTTGGAAGGTGCTCGACCGTTTGAAGATCGACCTCGCCACTCGGCATATACCGATTCACGTGATTGCCGTGGACCTCGACGAAACCTCGAGCCGCCTGGCAGGTGCGTTCGGGTTCCTGACGAAATCGGAATCGAAGGATTCGCTGGAGAAGGCATTCGACGAATTGAAGGAATTCACGGATCGCCCGGTCAAGAATCTCCTGGTCGTTGAAGACGACGAGATTCAGAGCATGCATCTTCGCGAACTGGTCGGGAATGGCGACGTGAAGACAACGATTGTCGGGTCCGGCCGCGAGGCGCTTGATGCCATCCACACGGACAAGTTCGATTGCGTGGTCATGGACCTGGGATTGCCCGACATGTCGGGAGCGGAGTTGCTGGAACAAATTCGCAAGGAAAGCAGCACCGCTGCAATTCCCGTGATCGTTCATACGGCGCGCGAGTTGCCCCGCGACGAATCCGATCACTTGAAGGAACTGGCAGAGTCGATCGTGGTCAAGGACGCGCGTTCTCCCGAGCGGTTGCTCGATGAAACCGCAATGTGGCTGCATCGCGACGTATCCAAGCTTCCAGAGAAGCAGCGCCGAATGCTGGAGTCACTGCATCAGCGGGTCCTCGAAGGCAAGAAGGTCCTGGTCGTGGACGACGACATCCGGAATATCTTCGCGATGACCAGCGTGCTGGAACGGTTCAAGATGGACGTGGTTTCTGCGGAGAACGGCAGGGACGCCATCGACCTGCTGAATGAGCATCGCAATTTTGACGTGGTTCTCATGGATATCATGCTGCCGACGATGGACGGCTATACAACGATCCGTTCCATCCGCGAGCTGCCGGAATTCAAGGAGCTGCCGATCATTGCAGTGACAGCAAAGGCGATGAAGGGGGACCGCGAGAAATGCATTGCCGCCGGGGCTTCGGATTACCTGTGCAAGCCCGTTGATTCGGAACAACTCCGATCGACGCTGCACCTTTGGTTGCATCGCTGACGCCATGAACACAACGCTCAACGAGGCCGCATCCATTCAGTCCACAAACGGTAATGCCATCGAGGCAGCCGTCAGCCCGGCGAACATCCTGCTGGTGGACGATCGGGCTGATAAAATGCTGGCGGTGGAGGCGATCCTGGCGCCGCTGGGACAGAACCTCGTGAAGGCGCGTTCCGGGAAGGAGGCGTTGCGGCACCTGTTGCGCCAGGATTTCGCGGTGATCCTGCTGGACGTGGCAATGCCTGGGATGGACGGTTTTGAGACCGCGTCATTGATCCGGAAGCGGCCGCGCTCGGAGCACACCCCGATCATCTTTGTCACGTCGATCAGCAATTCGGAGAACAACATCGTCCAGGGATATTCACTCGGCGCGGTGGATTACATCATCACGCCTATCACTCCTGAAGTCCTGCGCTCCAAGGTTTCGGTGTTCGTGGAGTTGCATCGCAAAACGGAATTGATTCGCAAGCAGTCGGAGCAATTGCGCTGCGTCGAACAGGCCCGTCATGAACGGGCCCTTGCCGAAGCGACGGATCGCCTGGAGGCGGAGACGAAGCGGAATCGTTT
The Verrucomicrobiia bacterium DNA segment above includes these coding regions:
- a CDS encoding HRDC domain-containing protein; its protein translation is MARCRAGTYIPRVIDTEQKLADFLKVLESATWIAVDTEADSLHAYPEKVCLIQISTADGDFLVDPLADMRLDPLLEALNGHELIMHGADYDLRLLLKHHEFVPTAIFDTMLAARLLGERQFGYSSLVERYLQVKLEKGPQKANWAIRPLTERMEKYARNDTHYLRSLEDKLRAELEAKGRLGWHQESCVRLIQECTTPRPVDEESIWRIKGSHALDRPALAVLRELWKWREEEATLANRPPFFVLSHETMVALANAGGLKHSVHTLLPRNISDRRRSGILQAISRGRAVTSEKLPRLLVHRSHRPTEAERRRFLELQTRRDQRATELGIDPTLIASRATLSDLARDEKAHAADLMGWQRALMGMN
- a CDS encoding HAMP domain-containing protein is translated as MKTKPLSRTTTTARPTPASLPRVSTPKTPKLKTTASGKANARNGGEPGQVNSVELLSALVAIKNGDFTVRLPLSWTGVGGKVADCFNEVAELMSHSTSELSRVSRVVGKEGKIQERLSLGLVTGAWAERVHSVNTLIDCLAHPVSETARVIGAVAKGDLSQTMALEIDGHRLEGEFLRTAKTVNTMVNQLGAFASEVNRVAREVGTEGKLGGQAKVKGVAGTWKDLTDNVNLMASNLTSQVRNIATVTTAVANGDLTKKITVDVRGEFLELKDTINTMVDQLRSFASEVTRVAREVGTEGKLGGQAKVEGVSGTWKDLTDSVNSMAGNLTAQVRNIAAVTTAVANGDLSKKITVDVKGEILELKNTINTMVDQLSSFAAEVTRVAREVGTEGKLGGQAQVRGVAGTWKDLTDSVNSMAGNLTAQVRNIAEVTTAVANGDLSKKITVDVKGEILQLKDTINTMVDQLRSFAAEVTRVAREVGTEGKLGGQAEVKGVSGTWKDLTDSVNLMAANLTAQVRNIAAVTTAVANGDLSKKITVDVKGEILELKNTINTMVDQLRSFAAEVTRVAREVGTEGKLGGQADVKGVAGTWKDLTDSVNSMASNLTAQVRNIATVTTAVANGDLSKKITVDVKGEILELKNTINTMVDQLSSFAAEVTRVAREVGTEGKLGGQADVKGVAGTWKDLTDSVNSMAGNLTAQVRNIAEVTTAVANGDLSKKITVDVKGEILELKNTINTMVDQLRSFAAEVTRVAREVGTEGKLGGQADVKGVAGTWKDLTDSVNSMASNLTAQVRNIAAVTTAVANGDLTKKITVDVKGEILELKNTINTMVDQLSSFAAEVTRVAREVGTEGKLGGQAEVKGVAGTWKDLTDSVNSMAGNLTAQVRNIAAVTTAVANGDLSKKITVDVKGEILELKDTINTMVDQLRSFASEVTRVAREVGSEGKLGGQADVRGLAGVWKDLTDNVNFMASNLTTQVRNIAAVTTAVANGDLTKKITVDVKGEILELKNTVNTMVDQLSSFADEVTRVAREVGTEGKLGGQAQVKGVSGTWKDLTDNVNFMASNLTNQVRGIAKVVTAVANGDLKRKLLVEAKGEIAELADTINSMIDTLATFADQVTTVAREVGVEGKLGGQASVPGAAGTWKDLTENVNQLAANLSTQVRAIADVATAVTKGDLTRFIQVDARGEVAALKDNINEMIRNLKDTTIKNNEQDWLKTNLTKFTRMLQGQKDMLTVGKLILSELAPVVSAQHGVFYVMETPKDEGAETPEHNEPYLKLLASYAFRNRKNMGNRFMLGEGLVGQAALERERILITSAPDDYVEITSGLGQAPPTNIIVLPVLFEGQVKAVMELSSFEKFSAIHQAFLDQLVESIGIVLNTIEANTRTEDLLKQSQSLAKELQSRQEELQNTNEELQDKAKLLAEQNAEVERKNREVEQARQALEEKAEQLALTSKYKSEFLANMSHELRTPLNSLLILADQLAQNIEGNLTAKQVEFARTIHASGNDLLSLINDILDLSKIESGTVTVDIAALRFSDLRDYVDRTFRHVAEAKGVDFEIEVDSELPASMFTDTQRLEQVIRNLLSNAFKFTEKGQVLMKVAAVTEGWNPENEVLYHARSVIAFSVTDTGIGIAPEKQQIIFEAFQQADGSTSRKYGGTGLGLAISREIARLLGGEIRLASALGQGSTFTLYLPQTHVPMRSVRKESTLQQTEDGRLITTPLLSQDVSDGQDSGPFDTSVEDDRGKILPTDKVLLIVEDDPNYARILLEMAHDKGFKGIIAHSGATALAMAREFKPAAVTLDIRLPDVNGWKVLDRLKIDLATRHIPIHVIAVDLDETSSRLAGAFGFLTKSESKDSLEKAFDELKEFTDRPVKNLLVVEDDEIQSMHLRELVGNGDVKTTIVGSGREALDAIHTDKFDCVVMDLGLPDMSGAELLEQIRKESSTAAIPVIVHTARELPRDESDHLKELAESIVVKDARSPERLLDETAMWLHRDVSKLPEKQRRMLESLHQRVLEGKKVLVVDDDIRNIFAMTSVLERFKMDVVSAENGRDAIDLLNEHRNFDVVLMDIMLPTMDGYTTIRSIRELPEFKELPIIAVTAKAMKGDREKCIAAGASDYLCKPVDSEQLRSTLHLWLHR